CTCAAATTGACCGTAAATATCACAGTAGCCACTAGCCAGAAAGCACAAACTATTCAACATTGACAAACGTTTCTTCTAAAACATATTACACTGTTTAATAATGCAACCAAACCATATTACACTGCAACAATTCACAAGCATGTATGTGCAGACAATTTAAAGGGTTTATTTTCTCGTCTGTAGGCTACACTCAATACATTTTAGCTTCAAGACAAAAGCACAGAGTTACTGCTAACTAAAGCTAACAAAATGTCTTCATCAAGTAACGTTAGCCTATCAAAAATGGATGATTTAACCCTCTCATATTATTATAcaagtacagtaggcctacattacAACAAACCAGGCTTCATTTTGATCAATATCATGAAAATTATTTAATGTGGTAAAAGCGAATTGTGACAGGAAACGTGAGTATAACTGAATTCaccacgacaagctgttttacATGGAAATCCATACCCGCCACCAAATTTGTTTAATAAAAAGCCTCATGATTTGTCAACGTGACCAATTAGTCTATGCTTCAGTCTGACCAACTACAGCctactgacaacaaccacagctgcaggtaGCCAGAGAAGCCTACGCGCTCTGATCCCATCTGGGCTTGGCCAGGGGAAACGTCATGTCATGTTTTTATAGCCTAAAATAGGTCAATTTATTTGTGTTCTGAGAAAGTGATTTTATATTCACACTTCGGGTGGCAAGGCTAcctacactgtatatacaaaagtatatggacatcccttcaaaatagtggatttggctatttcagccatacccgttgctgacaggtgtataaaattgagcacacagctatgcaatctccatagaccaacattggcagtagaatggccttactgaagagctcagtgactttcaactttcataggatgtcacctttaagtgctgttattgtgaagtggaaatgtctaggagcaacaacggctcagtcacaaagtggtaggccacacaagctcacagaacaggacctccgagtgcccatgattttggaatgagatgttcgacgagcaggtgtccacatacttttggttatgtagtgtaggTCTTTTTAATCCAAAATGATTGACTGGAATGAATCAATCAATACAATAGTGATGACATGCTATATGAGTATCTACACGATGCAACCAGCCATACAGCGAGCTCAGCCCTGTTAGTTTTTGTCAAATGTTTGTCAAATTTTTTAACCATATGACTTAATTAatctggtcccatcatagcccatataaaatagttttttttcctaGCTGATTTATGTCATACACTACAACTAGGGTCCAGTTAGATTAGCCTACTATCAGATCAGGTATAACTCTGGGCCTCAGGAACCCCCAAGTTCCTGCAAGTACGCAAGTTTACATTTGAATAATATGTGTATCCGACGATATTTTTACAAAAAGTATTGTAAGTGTGACAAGGCTCTAAACTGCAATGCAGTTCTGTTTTTGCAACTCTTGCCATGCATCCCTGGCTTTTGTATTCATTTTTTTatctatactaaacaaaaatataaacgcaacatgcaacaatttcaaagattttactgagttacttttcatataaagaaatcagtcaattgaaataaataaattgggccttaatctatggatttcacatgactgggcaggggtgcagccatgggtgggcctgcgagagcataggcccacccaatgtgtaacgatcatgctgttttaatcagctccttgatatgccacacctgtcaggtggatggattatcttggcaaaggagaaatactcactaacagggatgtaaacacatttgtgcaccaaatttgagagaaataatctttttgtgcgtatggaacatttctgggatttttttatttcagctcatgacgcattggaccaacactttacacattgcatttatatttttgttcagtatatttatttGGCTTTACTTATTATGTTTACTGTAAACATCACCAGAGCTGTGGGTGttaggcagagagggaggggtaatTGCTGGATGCCTAGCAAAGGCTGTTCATATGTTttggttttaaaatgtaaaaaaaaacacttcaatgGTGTTGTTGGCATTTTGTTTTTCTGTTATTTTCAGGCATGGCGATGTCTAATCTGTGCTCATCTGTATTTGTGTGTTGGCAGGTTCTAGTCTCAGTGTCTATGATGACCCCTCCGGTGGAGACTCCTCAGCAGACACTAAAGCAGCAGCAGGTCCTCAATCCACAGCAGATCCAGGCCCTGCTCCAGCAGCAGAAAGCACTCATGTTACACCAGGTAATTACATCATATTCGCCACACAAATCTACATGTAAATGCTTTATTGTGTTCTGTTTCAAAATTGTAATATTAGCAGGAATTTTTGTTAATTTCTCTGTACGTCACCTATTTTTCATGTGGATCTTCCAGTGAGATGCTGATGGCTTGAACGTGACCACTGTATTTCCTCATGGCCTTCCATTAACTCaaggtgtttttttatttttctacaGCAACACATACAGGATCTTTGCCAGAAACAGCAGGACCAGTTCAACGCCCAGCTCCTACAGCAGAAGCATGCTGAGAAGTCAGGTCCAGAGGTCGGCCGACGTACTTATTGTTTGTCATACGTCTGTATTTTGCTGTCATCTAAATGTTCCAAAGCGCTATATAAAATCAATGTATTATTATAGTATTGCTGAGGCCTAATGTGtacctcctccccactcccctaCAGCAGCTAGCCGCTCAGCACATGGCCATCCAGCAGCAGCTCCTGCAGGTCCAACAGCAGCACCTCCTTAGCCTCCAGAGACAgggtctcctgtctgtcctgccCTCCATAAGCCCCTCTGCAGCTCAGGGTAAGTGTCTACCCCCCCAGCCCCAACCCTAATCTAACATACCCTCCCCCATCAAGTATCTGCCCCATGCTTAGTTTGTTGTTGCTGTCCTCCTCCATGGCTGCAAGGCAGCGacattttgttttggttgttgttgGGCAAGAATATTATAGTTATTTGGCTGAATTAATATATGTACTTGTGTATTTCTCCTAGGTTTAATGAAAGGGTGTGAGAATGGCACCAGCCTGCTCTCTGGTGGTGAGAATCTAGCCACTCTTCAGAAGAACCTGCTCCATAGTCAGCAGTCCACCACCAATGGGAATCATCCATCACAGATCCTAAAGAAGAAAGACAGGTGATTAGTCATTTCGGAACAGTGTTTATTCATTCTCATCTGTCCAACCTCTTCCTGAAGTGTTACATTCatgatatatatatgtatgtctctCTGCAGTGGGCCTGTGGATAATCACACACAAAACACTCACCCTCTCTATGGACACGGCATGTGCAAATGGTCTGGCTGTGAGGCTGTCTTTGGAGACTTTCAAGTTTTTCTCAAGTGAGTTTCTCTTCATCTATTCAATCTCTCAGAGAGACAAATTAAGGTCTATCTCTCTTACTGTAATAGCAACACTGGGTTCTAGTGGCTTCTtcagtgttttcttgttttctaaTAGAATGTGTTTTTCCCCCAGGCATCTGAACAGTGAACATGCACTGGATGACAAGAGTACAGCACAGTGTCGCGTGCAGATGCAGGTTGTTCAGCAGCTAGAACTGCAGGTACACAATAGACAAGACATTTGCTTAAATAAAGCCCATTCATTGTACAGTACCTTCTCACTGTAATCAACTTCACATGACATCTTTGTTGTTTTATCTTCTCCTCAATGAAGTTGAAAAAAGACAAAGAGCGTCTGCAAGCCATGATGTCTCACCTCAAATCCTCTGAGCAAAAGTCCAAACCAGCAACCCCAACGGTAAGTCTCTGGAATATTAAAGTGGGCATGTCTTAAATTCAAATCATGTTACTAACAGAGTAAGACGAGTATTAGCCACAATGGTAAAATAATCACCCTTCAAGTTTGCATTCCCTACAGCTGTGTTCTTTGTATTGCGTTTTAAATGAATCTTTACTTTTTATTTTCTAGGGGAATCTTGTGCCCAATGTCTCCTTCTCCCAGGTGACGTTTCCCAAGGTGCTTCCTTCCATGAGCCTGTCTCAAAGTGCCACTGCTCCTTCTACACCCCTGACACCACCCCCAacctcctctatcctccctccccaCACCCTGCTCACTGTGAGCCCTGGAAGGAGATGGTACTCAGACAGCAAGACCATGAAATACAGCAAGACCATGAATCAAGGTGAGTTAGCAGTGTGATGCTGAACCTAATGAGGGTAGTAGGGTACATGTTTTGATACCTGTGGTAGTTTATCTACTTGAAATGGCTTCAATCATTGATTTTAATAAAACACATTTTGTAAATTCCTTAACAGATATTGTTCAGAATAAAGAAGCTAGACCGCCATTTACATATGCAGCCCTAATAAGACAGGTAAGGAATCTTTTCTTTTATTTCACCCTGGTTTACCCTCCGATGACTAAATGTTAGCTATTCGTAAGGAGTGAGTCTATTGTTTGCTAATTGAATGTTTGCATTTCTCCAGGCAATATTTGAATCGCCCTATAAGCAGCTGACACTAAATGAAATCTACAATTGGTTCACACGAACATTTGCCTATTTTAGACGCAACGCTGCAACATGGAAGGTATTTCGTTGTCTATTTAAAGGGTAATTTACATGTATATGAATACCCTTGTCCTATGTTTAGTTGCCATGCCATATTCATTACGTTTTTTAGGAATGTTACATGGTATTAGATCAACTTGTATGGAATAATGTTCTTCTTTCTGACTCTGCAGAATGCAGTGAGACACAACCTCAGCCTCCACAAGTGTTTTGTGCGAGTGGAGAATGTAAAAGGAGCTGTGTGGACAGTTGATGAGATGGAGTTCCAGAGGAGAAGACCCCAGAAGCCTGCTGGTGAAGGGTATGTTTAACATGCTCGGTATCTCCAGTATAGCTCCATGTATGTCTCTGTTTCTCAACATGTTAAACCTGTATTATACTAATACATACCATGTAACTAAGTTTGGgcatgatctgatttatctctagagaaactgcagAGCAATGTGCACACTGAGCTCACAGAAAAACCCGAACTAAATGGAATCATATAATTCAATCAACATCGGTCAATCAGTTGTTTAAAAAATGGAAAATAACTGATATTTCGGTTATTCGCTCAACACTAGTAACTAAAATAAAAGTGTCTTGTGAGGATATGTTGTCCCTCTATTTCCCAGTGTGTGTTGAATAGATGAACATGTGTTTATTTGTAACTGCAGGTCTCTCAAGAGGGAGAACACTGACCATGGTCACAGCTCCGCTTTTCTTACTCCTAAGGTAAATGCTTTTTTGACTACTTTGAGTGCTAAACCCAGGACCGGCGTTAAGGGGCCTGGCCACATACTGTACCTCCTTTTCcatccaaataaaatattgaaataatGATAATTTATTGGGCCGAGAAGTACGCCGACAGAAAGACTCATTCATCTCAGATAAGCATCCGAGTGAaacagttcctctctgtctcagtatgtgtagaccgtgtatctgatgctgtctggacaaaaacaatatggcatgtcatactatttctgtccagacagcgtcagatagatggtctacatATAGTAAGACAGAGGAGTGCTGTTTCGCTTGCTCAGATACTTTCTCCGGTGAGAGTTTCAGCAGAAAGGAAGAGGTGACATGAGGGCTCACTCTCGCCACAAACTCTGTCCAGAATAAGCCCAATGATATTCTGTGTCAGGCTTTCAAGAGCAGCTGTGATTACCTTTAATattgatcagctttaatattgcacatagattgtagcttccatcaatgtaattgtctgcatcatttccaatcccccatatattttttttcaactatatatatacacacacacacacacacacacacacacacacacacacacacacacacacacacacacagttgaagtcggaagtttacatgcacttaggttggagtcattaaaaccactccacaaattttcaaccactccacaaatttcttgtgaacaaactatatagttttggcaagttggttaggacagcTACTTTATGCatcacacaagtaatttttccaacaattgtatacagacagattatttaacttatagttcactgtataacaattccagtgggtcagaagtttacatgcactaagttgactgtgcctttaaacagctttgaaaattccagaaaatgatgtcatggcttctgataggctaattgacatagtttgagtgaattggaggtggacctgtggctgtatttcaaggcctaccttcaaactcagtgcctctttgcttgacatcatgggaaaatcaaacgaaatcagtcaagaccacagaaaaaaaattgtagaccttcacaagtctggttcatccctgggagcattttccaaatgcctgaaggtaccacgttcatctgtacaaacaatattacgtaagtataaacagcatgggaccacgcagccgccataccgctcaggaaggagatacgttcatttctaggagacagaacgcactttgatgcgaaaagtgcaaatcaatcccagaacaacagcaaaggaccttgtgagatgctggaggaaaccggtacaaaagtatctatatccgcagtaaaacgagtcttatatcgacataacctgaaaggccgccataaaaagccagacgacggtttgcaactgcacatagggacaaagatcgtactttttggagaaatgtcctctggtctgatgaaacaaaaatagaactgtttggccataatgaccatcgttatgtttggaggaaaaagggggatgcttgcaagctgaagaacaccatcccaaccgtgaagcatgtgagtggcagcatcatgttgtaggggtgccttgctgcaggagggactggtgcacttcacaaaatagatagaatcataaggatggaaaattatgtggatatattgaagcaacatctcaagacatcaatcaggaagttaaagcttggtcgcaaatgggtcttccaaatggacaatgaccccaagcatacttccaaagttgtggcaaaatggtaaaggacaacaaagtcaacgtattgcagtggccatcacaaagccctgacctcaatcctatagaaaatttgtggacagaactgaaaaagtgtgtgcgagcaaggaggcctacaaacctgactcagttacaccagctctgtcaggaggaatgggacaaaattcactcaacttattgtgggaagcttgtggaaggctacctgaaacgtttgacccaagttcaacaatttttaaaggcaatgctaccaaatactaattgagtgtatgtaaacttcttacccactgggaatgtgatgaaagaaataaaagctgaaataaatcattatctcgactattattctgacatttcacattcttgaaatatattggtgatcctaactgacataaaacagggaatctttactatgattaaatgtcagaaattgtgaaaaactgagtttaaatgtatttggctaaggtgtaacttctgacttcaactgtatgtcaccaGTAGGCTTAGTGAATATACTGGGAATCCCTGTCATTTGGTTACATACATTTCTGTGAATGCATGTAATAATTTGCTGTGTGCGAATGTAGAAAAGTGGCCATTttgatttctgattgtcttaactcaccacgtCCACTACTAATAATAAACTGAGCTTCTCAGTAAAAAGAACATTTTGCTCACACAGTAAGGCAACGAAACCTACAGCCATTGCAAAGGATAGTAGTTCCTcacagtatttgaaaaatctttccaacagtCTCCTGGCCTCGATAATCATCAAGCCTCTGTGTGAAAGAGCAGATATATCATGATCTGGTGACCCCATATATTCAGTGGAAACGTAATATAAAAAAACCCCTGCTGTCTGTACGGTGCTCACTGGTACGGAAAACACTGAGGGCCCGGAATAGGCTAATTAAATAGAAAGGGAGGCATACAGGTGGAGTAGAGATGAAAATTCAAGTTCTTTCAATCGCATTCATCAGGATGTTTTTATTTCTCGGCTTTAGGTCTATGTATTTTACTTGGTTGACGATGGAAATTGTAGCCCTACTActgcattggcctataggctaGTTCCATGCACTAATTTCTTTAGCCGCCAATGGACCACGGTGTATCATTGtatccatatggcagaggctggtgtTCTTGCGTTAGTTGAATTTTAACTTTTAGATTTTTATCATTTTAAATCTGATTTTtgtgattaaccacatgacaatgattttgagaaacgAAAACTTTATTATCGAAATTAAACTGTTTCATGAAAATGCGCATACCGTATATACAAATAATCATAACTACcatgcagatcggtagaaatggtatgATAAATTAttagcttccccaaacttgaaactcacgagcTGCCTATGGTCTTTAACACCCATGAAAAAAATAATTTGCAAGCGCGTGCACACATGGGAGGTCCCGTAAATATATTTAAGGTGCCCCGCCTATGGAAATCAAATGCCCGTCCAACTTATTCGTTCTGGCACCGGCCCTGGATAAACCTATGGCGTGTCTTTTCAGGCTGAATGGCTAGAGAGTAGTATACCTCCATTCAACCCAGCCTCTATAGGAGCTCCCTTTTATGTTCTCTGTTCCAGCAGGAGGAGATGAATGCAGCTCTCTGGTATGGGAATGGATCCTACAGTGACAGCAGTGAAGAGCAGTACCCAATGCACCCTCTGTGAGTTCTATCACCATTCAAAACTAGATTTGATAGAGGAGAAATGGTTCTTAGTTTCATAATTCATTATAAGTAAATTTTTTTCCTTATCATTACTTCTCTTCTCAGCGTAAAAGAAGAGCTAATGGACGAGGAGGCATATGAGAATGTGCCCCATGACTGTTCAGAGACTGAGAGCTCTGATGAGCACAGCTCAGAGGTGGACCAAGACGGAGGTAGCCCAGAGAGACCCAACCTGCAGCTGGCTCATGTGCCTTCGCAGTGAAAGAGGGACTGTTTTCAAATCTGTCACTCTCCACTGCAAGACTCCCACATTGGACAACTATGAAATATACCAAATTAATATAGAACTGCTTCATATCAAGTGGAAAAACACACATTTTCTGTTGAAATAAATTACTATTTTATTTATTGAGGATATATTGTCCTCACTGTTGTACTGGGTTTTATCCACCGGAGCTCACGTTGAAGACGAGAGCTGATGGCGGAAGCATTGTAACACCCCTTGTCCTCAAATAATGCATCCCTATTGGCTTATTGTGAGGCTGTGCAACCAATGACGAAGCCCTATGGGGAGCTGGCTCAGTGATGCAGAGATATTTCAAAATTTTCGTTCAAGAATGTGTATATCAATAACCAGAGCATTGGCAATATTTATGGACGGCACTTCATGAAGATGAATCTTTGTTTTCTCCCCCTAATTAATTTTGACATGAGAGTACCAGACAACCACCGGATTGTAACAAGCTGTTTTGTTTGACATGATATCCTTGAGAATTGGTTACTTTTAAAAGGGAGCTGTACACTGCCAAAAATGATTTATGTGTAACCGATCTGTTGGGATATTATTATTTATGTAGCCTACTAAtcgtatttttttcccccactatcCCAAACATGGCTTTTTGGACTTATTTAGTGTTGTATCATACATTCCCATAGTTGTGCACTAAAAGCTGTCTCTAATACATTCCGTATAAAAAGTGTGTGGCGAATGTCTGGTTTGAAGCATTCATTATTGTGTTTATGTGCAGGTTTTGAGTTATGACCTGAGTTTGTTTTAACAGTGTGGTAATGGCCATACTTCAGTTGTCGATATAATGTGGATATCTAATGGATGGCAGGCAATGGGAAGAAGACGTTGTTTGGCAGGAGAAGGTTCTACTGTAAATATACTCCCTTCATTCAGTTCAGACCACATCATCATCAACCAGCCTGGATGTGTGCACACTGCATAGAGATGAGTAAGTAACCTATTGTGGCATCTATATAGGCTCATACCGTGATAACCTATCTGACTGAATAGATGGGTCATCAGAGTGATAAAATATACTTACAATTGACAAAAACTCTTCCTGCCAAAACATTTTGCGCTGTCTGGTTGGCTATGGCTCGGATCCAGATGGGGGTGTGTCCTGTCCTACACGTTTACAGAGCACTGCGATCCAAGCTGCGCTTCATCCACACAGGAGGATCCAGCAGCTTTACAAGAATTGGATGGTTCTGTCCCTTTGTGGACAATAAATCATTTTGTTGTTAGCCTTTGTGAAGTTTTGTTTCAGGGAAAGTCAATTTGATTTATAATTAAGAATAAGTATCTTACCATAAATATGCATACGTGAAAGGAATGGAATCTGATCTGCAAATATTATATAGGCGCATaggttatacactgctcaaaaaaataaagggaacacttaaacaacacaatgtaactccaagtcaatcacacttctgtgaaatcaaactgtccacttaggaagcaacactgattgacaataaatttcacatgctgttgtgcaaatggaatagacaacaggtggaaattataggcaattagcaagacacccccaataaaggagtggttctgcaggtgggaaccacttctcagttcctatgcttcctggctgatgttttggtcacttttgaatgctggcggtgctttcactctagtggtagcatgagacggagtctacaacccacacgggtggctcaggtagtgcagctcatccaggatggcacatcaatgcgagctgtggcaagaaggtttgctgtgtctgtcagcgtagtgtccagagcatggaggcgctaccaggagacaggccagtacatcaggagacgtggaggaggccgtaggagggcaacaacccagcagcaggaccgctacctccgcctttgtgcaaggagaagcactgccagagccctgcaaaatgacctccagcaggccacaaatgtgcatgtgtctgctcaaacggtcagaaacagactccatgagggtggtatgagggcccgacgtccacaggtgggggttgtgcttacagcccaacaccgtgcaggacgtttggcatttgccagagaacaccaagattggcaaattcgtcactgggcgccctgtgctcttcacacatgaaatcaggttcacactgagcacgtgacagagtctggagacgccgtggagaatgttctgctgcctgcaacatcctccagcatgaccggtttggcggtgggtcagtcatggtgttgggtggcatttctttggggggccgcacagccctccatgtgctcgccagaggtagcctgactgccattaggtaccaagatgagatcctcagaccccttgtgagaccatatgctggtgcggttggccctgggttcctcctaatgcaagacaatgctagacctcatgtggctggagtgtgtcagcagttcctgcaagaggaaggcattgatgctatggactggcccgcccgttccccagacctgaatccaattgagcacatctgggacatcatgtctcgctccatccaccaacgccacgttgcaccacagactgtccaggagttggcggatgctttagtccaggtctgggaggagaggagatccctcaggagaccatctgccacctcatcaggagcatgcccaggcgttgtagggaggtcatacaggcacgtggaggccacacacactactgagcctcattttgagttgttttaaggacattacatcaaagttggatcagcctgtagtgtggttttccactttaattttgagtgtgactccaaatccagacctccatgggttgataaattggatttccattgattatttttgtgtgattttgttgtcagcacattcaaccatgtaaagaaaaaagtatttaataagattatttctttcattcagatctaggatgtgttgtttaagtgttccctttatttttttgagcagtatattattagGTTGCATGGGCATGTGGTAATTTTATCAAACATTTTTAATAACTGAATCTAGAGAGaaaaagcttttttttaaaaTTGGTTATCTTCTATTTTTCTGGTTAGGGTCATCTTTGTATTTACTGGTTAATGGTAGAGCCAAGTATCATAGTGGGGAATGTATCTCCATTGCAAGAGTGCTAAAGCAAATGTGGTCCCATTCTACCTTGACTGCTGCAGACTTGTATtctgtaggggagagtggggtaagttgagccaaaatGTTAGTTGAACCACCCCTTGTTTCTAAGAAACCATACATGAAATAAATCGTGTCACCAAATGTTTAGGAAGAGAACACTTTTTCC
The window above is part of the Salmo salar chromosome ssa15, Ssal_v3.1, whole genome shotgun sequence genome. Proteins encoded here:
- the LOC106572418 gene encoding forkhead box protein P1-B isoform X7, which codes for MSYTLMPCPHRLHTSYATALNSVEHLQRCAFSAKVLVSVSMMTPPVETPQQTLKQQQVLNPQQIQALLQQQKALMLHQQHIQDLCQKQQDQFNAQLLQQKHAEKSGPELAAQHMAIQQQLLQVQQQHLLSLQRQGLLSVLPSISPSAAQGLMKGCENGTSLLSGGENLATLQKNLLHSQQSTTNGNHPSQILKKKDSGPVDNHTQNTHPLYGHGMCKWSGCEAVFGDFQVFLKHLNSEHALDDKSTAQCRVQMQVVQQLELQLKKDKERLQAMMSHLKSSEQKSKPATPTGNLVPNVSFSQVTFPKVLPSMSLSQSATAPSTPLTPPPTSSILPPHTLLTVSPGRRWYSDSKTMKYSKTMNQDIVQNKEARPPFTYAALIRQAIFESPYKQLTLNEIYNWFTRTFAYFRRNAATWKNAVRHNLSLHKCFVRVENVKGAVWTVDEMEFQRRRPQKPAGEGSLKRENTDHGHSSAFLTPKQEEMNAALWYGNGSYSDSSEEQYPMHPLVKEELMDEEAYENVPHDCSETESSDEHSSEVDQDGGSPERPNLQLAHVPSQ
- the LOC106572418 gene encoding forkhead box protein P1-B isoform X1, whose amino-acid sequence is MHESGSEQTACTSPANQTENGDSAEKDDCLSAQPLTPEGSGADSQQQNQTTTVNGLGQVLVSVSMMTPPVETPQQTLKQQQVLNPQQIQALLQQQKALMLHQQHIQDLCQKQQDQFNAQLLQQKHAEKSGPEQLAAQHMAIQQQLLQVQQQHLLSLQRQGLLSVLPSISPSAAQGLMKGCENGTSLLSGGENLATLQKNLLHSQQSTTNGNHPSQILKKKDSGPVDNHTQNTHPLYGHGMCKWSGCEAVFGDFQVFLKHLNSEHALDDKSTAQCRVQMQVVQQLELQLKKDKERLQAMMSHLKSSEQKSKPATPTGNLVPNVSFSQVTFPKVLPSMSLSQSATAPSTPLTPPPTSSILPPHTLLTVSPGRRWYSDSKTMKYSKTMNQDIVQNKEARPPFTYAALIRQAIFESPYKQLTLNEIYNWFTRTFAYFRRNAATWKNAVRHNLSLHKCFVRVENVKGAVWTVDEMEFQRRRPQKPAGEGSLKRENTDHGHSSAFLTPKQEEMNAALWYGNGSYSDSSEEQYPMHPLVKEELMDEEAYENVPHDCSETESSDEHSSEVDQDGGSPERPNLQLAHVPSQ
- the LOC106572418 gene encoding forkhead box protein P1-B isoform X2 → MHESGSEQTACTSPANQTENGDSAEKDDCLSAQPLTPEGSGADSQQQNQTTTVNGLGQVLVSVSMMTPPVETPQQTLKQQQVLNPQQIQALLQQQKALMLHQQHIQDLCQKQQDQFNAQLLQQKHAEKSGPEQLAAQHMAIQQQLLQVQQQHLLSLQRQGLLSVLPSISPSAAQGLMKGCENGTSLLSGGENLATLQKNLLHSQQSTTNGNHPSQILKKKDSGPVDNHTQNTHPLYGHGMCKWSGCEAVFGDFQVFLKHLNSEHALDDKSTAQCRVQMQVVQQLELQLKKDKERLQAMMSHLKSSEQKSKPATPTGNLVPNVSFSQVTFPKVLPSMSLSQSATAPSTPLTPPPTSSILPPHTLLTVSPGRRWYSDSKTMKYSKTMNQDIVQNKEARPPFTYAALIRQAIFESPYKQLTLNEIYNWFTRTFAYFRRNAATWKNAVRHNLSLHKCFVRVENVKGAVWTVDEMEFQRRRPQKPAGEGSLKRENTDHGHSSAFLTPKEEMNAALWYGNGSYSDSSEEQYPMHPLVKEELMDEEAYENVPHDCSETESSDEHSSEVDQDGGSPERPNLQLAHVPSQ
- the LOC106572418 gene encoding forkhead box protein P1-B isoform X4 produces the protein MHESGSEQTACTSPANQTENGDSAEKDDCLSAQPLTPEGSGADSQQQNQVLVSVSMMTPPVETPQQTLKQQQVLNPQQIQALLQQQKALMLHQQHIQDLCQKQQDQFNAQLLQQKHAEKSGPEQLAAQHMAIQQQLLQVQQQHLLSLQRQGLLSVLPSISPSAAQGLMKGCENGTSLLSGGENLATLQKNLLHSQQSTTNGNHPSQILKKKDSGPVDNHTQNTHPLYGHGMCKWSGCEAVFGDFQVFLKHLNSEHALDDKSTAQCRVQMQVVQQLELQLKKDKERLQAMMSHLKSSEQKSKPATPTGNLVPNVSFSQVTFPKVLPSMSLSQSATAPSTPLTPPPTSSILPPHTLLTVSPGRRWYSDSKTMKYSKTMNQDIVQNKEARPPFTYAALIRQAIFESPYKQLTLNEIYNWFTRTFAYFRRNAATWKNAVRHNLSLHKCFVRVENVKGAVWTVDEMEFQRRRPQKPAGEGSLKRENTDHGHSSAFLTPKQEEMNAALWYGNGSYSDSSEEQYPMHPLVKEELMDEEAYENVPHDCSETESSDEHSSEVDQDGGSPERPNLQLAHVPSQ
- the LOC106572418 gene encoding forkhead box protein P1-B isoform X6, with protein sequence MSYTLMPCPHRLHTSYATALNSVEHLQRCAFSAKVLVSVSMMTPPVETPQQTLKQQQVLNPQQIQALLQQQKALMLHQQHIQDLCQKQQDQFNAQLLQQKHAEKSGPEQLAAQHMAIQQQLLQVQQQHLLSLQRQGLLSVLPSISPSAAQGLMKGCENGTSLLSGGENLATLQKNLLHSQQSTTNGNHPSQILKKKDSGPVDNHTQNTHPLYGHGMCKWSGCEAVFGDFQVFLKHLNSEHALDDKSTAQCRVQMQVVQQLELQLKKDKERLQAMMSHLKSSEQKSKPATPTGNLVPNVSFSQVTFPKVLPSMSLSQSATAPSTPLTPPPTSSILPPHTLLTVSPGRRWYSDSKTMKYSKTMNQDIVQNKEARPPFTYAALIRQAIFESPYKQLTLNEIYNWFTRTFAYFRRNAATWKNAVRHNLSLHKCFVRVENVKGAVWTVDEMEFQRRRPQKPAGEGSLKRENTDHGHSSAFLTPKQEEMNAALWYGNGSYSDSSEEQYPMHPLVKEELMDEEAYENVPHDCSETESSDEHSSEVDQDGGSPERPNLQLAHVPSQ